From the Metamycoplasma hominis ATCC 23114 genome, one window contains:
- a CDS encoding 5'-3' exonuclease, which yields MKKDNEQLLIIDGTFLAYRSYYATSYNATQILTTSEGFETNAIVAFFKTLFLLLKKLNPKYIYIAFDSHVKTFRHELFPSYKDGRKKAPESFYLQLDLIQEILTNINIQNQYYNGFEADDIIAKVKNKFNLNTIIFSGDQDLNQLIDEQTAIIKKDKTGSFFFLNSKNFSEYYDFLPNQVIDYKALVGDNSDNFKGVVGIGPKSAKTLLDDYKTIENIYNNIEKIKPSIAKKLIEYKENTFLDKYLATLRIDFDLQLPELENLAISNIAISNSAKQIFGKFELYSLENSLKNLINKK from the coding sequence ATGAAGAAAGATAATGAACAACTGTTGATTATAGATGGTACATTTTTAGCATACAGATCTTATTATGCAACATCTTATAACGCAACTCAAATTTTAACCACATCTGAAGGTTTTGAAACTAATGCGATAGTAGCTTTCTTTAAAACACTTTTTCTATTATTAAAGAAATTAAATCCTAAATATATTTATATAGCCTTTGATTCACATGTTAAAACGTTTAGGCATGAATTATTTCCTTCTTATAAAGATGGTAGAAAAAAAGCACCAGAAAGTTTTTATCTACAACTTGATTTAATTCAAGAAATATTAACAAATATTAATATTCAAAACCAATATTATAATGGCTTTGAGGCTGATGATATAATTGCAAAAGTTAAAAATAAATTTAATTTGAATACAATCATTTTTTCGGGAGATCAAGATTTAAATCAATTAATAGATGAACAAACAGCAATCATTAAAAAAGATAAAACTGGTTCTTTCTTTTTTCTTAATTCAAAGAATTTTTCAGAATATTATGATTTTTTGCCAAATCAAGTTATTGATTATAAAGCATTAGTCGGTGATAACAGTGATAATTTTAAGGGTGTTGTAGGAATTGGACCTAAATCTGCTAAAACTTTATTAGATGATTATAAGACTATTGAAAATATATACAATAATATTGAAAAAATAAAACCTTCAATTGCAAAAAAATTAATAGAATATAAAGAAAATACATTTCTCGATAAATATTTAGCAACCTTAAGGATAGACTTTGATTTGCAACTTCCAGAATTAGAAAATTTAGCAATATCTAATATTGCAATTTCAAACAGTGCAAAACAAATTTTTGGCAAATTTGAACTATATTCTTTGGAAAATTCTTTGAAGAATT